GGCCGCGTTACGCTCCCTACTACCGCCGCTACCTGGAGACGCCGGCGCAGATGGCGGACGTCTATCGCAACGCGCGCATCAATCTGCACGAGGGCGAGGGTATGCACTTTCGATTGCTTGACGCCATGTCCGCAGGGGGGTTCCTGTTCTTTCGCGAAGCGAGCCATGACCGCCTCCCTCATGGCATCCGGGACTACTTCGAGCCCTACGAGCACTACGTCCCTTTCAGCCTCGACGATTTTGGCGAAAAGTGCGCGCGATACTCGGCGGATCCCGCAGCATGCGAGCGGATTCGAAATCGGGCTGCCCAGGAGGTTCGCGCTCGCCACACATGGCGCCACCGCGCCCAACAGGTGCTCGCTGATCTGGCACAGCTCTAGTTTCGGCCCAATGCCTTGGGGCGGCGTAGTTCAGGCCTTCTCGCCGGTCGCTACGATCTGCTCCAGGGGCAGGAGCGCCCGCTTGGTTCCCGTGCGCTGAAACTGCCGGCACGTGACCTTGCGCAGCTCGACGACCCTCAGGTCGCACGCGTCAAAGAGCGAACGAAGCTCTTCGTCGGAGTAGCGTGCCCCAATGCCGAAATCTCGGAGTGTGATACCGAACGAATCTTCACCGGCATACACGTCGAACTTGATTCGACCCCCGGGCTTCACGACGCGCGCCAGCTCGGCGATATAGTTCGTGATGATCTTCTTGCTGTTGATATGAACGAATACGCCGTGCGCGAACGCGAGGTCGAACACCTGATCCTCGTACTGGCACACGGATCGCCCGTCGTTTTGCGTGATGTGGATATTGTCAAAACCACGGCAGCGGTAGCGCGCCTCGAGGTAGCGCTCGCGGGTGACATCGGTGCCGTGCACGTGCTTGAAGCGCGTGGCCAAGACGCGCAGGAGCCGACCGTGGCCGCAACCAAGCTCGAAGATGCTGCACTCTTCCGGGTCGCGGCCGTCAAGAAAGACGGCGTCCTCCAGCACGAAGGCATTGACTTCATCGAGTGCGGCGCTCTCGTAATCGTCGGGCGTGGACATGAGCTCGTTGTCCGCGACGATGTATTTGGTGTCGTGGCGCCACCACTGTCCCCACGCGCGTTGCATGCTCCGGATCAGAAAGAAGTCGATGACGTCCTCGGGCTCGATGCTCTCCTTGTTGATCTCGTAGATAAGATTACGCAATTGAGCACGGCGTTCCTTGCTGTCGAGAACAAGCCCGGCGAAGCGATCCTCGAAGGGGTCGACTTTGCCTTCCCAAGCGAGCTGCTCATGGTGCAGGTTCAGTTTGAAATACTTCGGGTTGGCCAGCATGAACGCGGTGTGAGACGCTGCGCCCCGCACCGTTTCCTCCATGCCGAAGTGTTTGAGAAAACCGGTCTCGCGCATGCTGTAGCAGCGTTCGAGGCTCTCGCGGCTGCTGATTACCGGCGCCAGAGCACCGGGGAGATTGTGGCAGGCGCTGAGATCGCTCCGGCTCCGCAGATGCGAGGTCATCAGCGATCCGGTCACCCGTATGGAAGTCAGTACGTGCGAGACGGGAACCTCGACGACATGGGCGAGCTCGAAGCGCCGCGCGGCCTTCAGCAGGCGCCAGTGCACGTCGCGGTCACCGATGAAGAACTCGAAGTCGTAGCCTCTGATGCTCTGTACGTGCTGCTCGTCGATTTCCTGCAGATCCTCGAATCCCATGGCGAAGATCTTCGGCGTGTCTGGGAATGCCCTGCGAAGGTTTGTCAGCAGGAAATCCAGGAAATGCGTGGCACCCAGGCTGGAAAAAGGCAGGGAACTTGGGTCGAGCTGGGCACTCGTGACGACGATCCCGAGCTTGCCGGTCATTCGTTCGGTCCTCCCGCGCTCAAATCAGCGCACAGCGTACCTCAGCACGCTGAGCGAGCAGAAACGAAAACCGGGCATGGAACGAGTGGTTTTCGGCACACATGTGGGGCTGCGCTGGAGCTCCCGCGCTTTTTTGGTCAGGAGCGATGCGGCGGCCTGTACCAGATGCTGGTAGATTCTGGTGCTGTGATGGGTGGGCGCAGCGCACATCCCCACGCTTCGGAGGTGACCGATGACATCAACAAAGTCAGCTACCTGCGCTCCGCGCTCCCGTGTGCAAGAGAATGGAGTGCGGAAACATGGAGTGCGGAAACATGGATCCGCGATCTGGCTGATGGCCTGCGCCGGGTCTGCGCTGGCGGCCTGCAAGA
This Pseudomonadota bacterium DNA region includes the following protein-coding sequences:
- a CDS encoding class I SAM-dependent methyltransferase; the encoded protein is MTGKLGIVVTSAQLDPSSLPFSSLGATHFLDFLLTNLRRAFPDTPKIFAMGFEDLQEIDEQHVQSIRGYDFEFFIGDRDVHWRLLKAARRFELAHVVEVPVSHVLTSIRVTGSLMTSHLRSRSDLSACHNLPGALAPVISSRESLERCYSMRETGFLKHFGMEETVRGAASHTAFMLANPKYFKLNLHHEQLAWEGKVDPFEDRFAGLVLDSKERRAQLRNLIYEINKESIEPEDVIDFFLIRSMQRAWGQWWRHDTKYIVADNELMSTPDDYESAALDEVNAFVLEDAVFLDGRDPEECSIFELGCGHGRLLRVLATRFKHVHGTDVTRERYLEARYRCRGFDNIHITQNDGRSVCQYEDQVFDLAFAHGVFVHINSKKIITNYIAELARVVKPGGRIKFDVYAGEDSFGITLRDFGIGARYSDEELRSLFDACDLRVVELRKVTCRQFQRTGTKRALLPLEQIVATGEKA